CGTTTCACCCCATCTGCATGAACTAACATCTTCTTATACTGGTATGGTGTCATTTGGTACTTGTCTTTGAAGCTCCTATTGAATGATTTGACATTAGGAAAACCAACGCTATGGGCGATATCGATCATATTCTCTGAAGGGTTGACAAGCATGCATTCCACCGCCTTTTGAATTCGAATTTGGTTTAAGCATTCAGAGAAGGTCAACCCCACTTTTTTCTTGAAAAAGTGGGAAAGATAATAGAAGCTAAGAAACTCATCTTTCGAGAAATCCTTAAGTGAGATTTGTTCTTTATAATTTTCATTCATATAAACCAGAATCCGATTGAGTCTAGATAAATCCTGTTCAGATATGGTATCGGTTTTATTAACCAGCTTGGAATACGGCACTTTCCGCAACAGCAAGGTTATAAAATGGTGAATACAGGCCATAACTTCATGTTGAAAACCAACTTCCTTACTTGTCATTTCACCGACCATTCGTATGAGTATTTTTTTTAATTCACGAGTAGTTTCACGATGATAAGCTTGACTTAATTCATCACGATGAATGTGCAATTGTGTGAAATCAACCCCGAATTGCTTACAAAAAGATAGATCGAGCTGAATGATCAAGATCAAATTATGACTTCCCACATAATTAGAGGCATGAATTTCATTACAATTCATCAGCAATATGTCATGTTTTTTGACGAAATACCGCTGCTGAGTGGTTTGAATATGGACCTCGCCCTGAAGGACAAAAAAGATTTCAAATTCTTTATGCCAATGATAGCTGTAGCTTGGCTTTTTATGGAGAACAAGCCGGATGGGCAGCCCTTCCTGCAGCTCAATGACTTTGTACGTATAGTCCATTGCATCATCTCCTTAAGCAAAAAGCCGCTCCCTTTTCAAGAAACCGGCTTCAAATCCACTTATTTATACGGCAGTAGCTTCTCATCATAGAACTTGGACCATTCGTCATATTCCTTCTTCTCTTTCACATAAAGCTGGTTAACTTCCGCCTCCACTTCTCTTCCTCCTTTCGCGTACCAGTCTTTGACAAAGGTATCAAAGGTGTCTAAGCTTTTGCCACCGTAAATAATTTGGTTAAATGTCTGATCCATTAAAGTATTCAGATCTGCGCCATATTGGCTCCAAGCTGGACGATCGGTCGACTTCGGCCAATAGATTTTGCTGCGAAGCGGACTGGAAGTCTCGATCCGTTTTTTATAAAGAGCTGTGGCCTGCTCTGTATTCTTAATGTTGTTCTCATCCTTGCGATCGCCGAACCAAATCAGCAGCGACAAACCAATCTTAGGAGCTTCCTTGGGATCGATTAGCGTGCTGAACTTCCCGTTTTCAACCTTATAATGCTCACCTTCGATCCCAAACTTTCTTAATTTAAACACTTCCGGCGAATTCATCTTGTCGAGCACCTGGAACACTCTTGCAGGATCTTTGGCATGTGTCGTAATCGAGTTATAGCACCAGCCTCCAAGCGATTCCGGCCAGTCTGAGCTAAATCCATCTGGCCCTTTCGGCAGATCAATCGGCAAGAATTCGCCCGTAGGATTATTCGCTTTGAATGCTACTAAAGTCGGGTTTGCCGGATTCACTTGATCGATATAGCTGTAATAAAATCCCGTTTTCCCCTGTGCGATCACTTCGTTTTGCTCTTTTTGCGAAGCTCCTTTATCGATATAACCGTTCTCATACAAGTCTTTCATGAGTGCGAGCGCCTGTTTCATTTGCGGCATGACTGCCCCCAACTTAATGGAACCATCATCTTGGATGATAAAGTTATCGGCTTTCAGACCATATGCTTGCTCAAATACGTAAAGCGGCTCATGCGGGAAGCCTTTCCATGTTGCTAATCCAAAGGTATCCTTCTTCCCATTGCCATCTGGATCCTGTTCCGTGAATGCCTTGACTGTGCTCAAGAACTCATCCATCGTTTTGGGAACAGGCAGCCCCAATTTGTCCAACCAATCTTTCCTGACATACAGTGTTTTGCTGCTCGCTTCCGATACATCCCCAGGCACCGAATAAAGCTTGCCATCTTGATAGGAGGACCATAGCGTTTCTTTACTGTAGTAATTCAATAAATTTTTACCATATTTCTGCATATAAGGAACCAAATCAACAAGCTGATCATTTTTAATCCACTGCTGGTACTCTTTCTCCATTCCGGAGCGCCATAGCAAATCAGGCATGGTATCCGGCTGACTCATCAATAAATTCAATTTGGTCGAAGCATCCTGCCAACCGCCTAGAGGAAGTAGGCTTAACTTCGTGTTCAGCACTTCATTCAATTTTTTCTCCATCACAGTATCTGTCGTTTGCGGACTCCCAGGGGGAAGTGTAATGGACATTTCTAGCGGCTTGCCCGAATCAGTCGACTCCTTGCCTTGATCCTGCGGCTGCTGCTCCGCACATCCCGTCACCATCACTCCGGCAGCAAGCATCAACGATATTTGTATAACTAGATATTTTTTCATCCTGTTGACCTCCCCTATGCTTCTTCCGTGATCAGCCTTTCAACGAACCCACTAACACGCCTTTCATAAAATACTTTTGCAGGAACGGATATACCAGCAAGATCGGCGTAGTTGCTACGATAATAGATGCCATTACTATCGATTGTGAAGATACTTCACTCTCTGTTGAAATATCGACCCCAGCCTGAGACATGGCCGATGAGGTTTGCCCAATAATTTGCCGAAGTACGGCCTGAAGGGACCATTTATCTTTGTCTACCATGTACAAAACCGAGGAAAAGAAATCATTCCAGTAGCCTACCGCCATAAAGAGAACGATCGTAGCCAAGACAGCTTTGGATAAAGGAAGAATAATCTGGAAAAAGATGCGTATATCCGTTGCGCCATCGATTCTAGCTGATTCTTCCAAACTTTCAGGCAGTGCTGCAAAA
This genomic window from Paenibacillus hexagrammi contains:
- a CDS encoding carbohydrate ABC transporter permease — encoded protein: MSIIVTATGSLLGMLMTAMMAYPLSKNMLRGKTFFTLMIFFTMLFGGGMIPNYILIKNLHLFNTLPALILPGLISAWNFFIMRNFFAALPESLEESARIDGATDIRIFFQIILPLSKAVLATIVLFMAVGYWNDFFSSVLYMVDKDKWSLQAVLRQIIGQTSSAMSQAGVDISTESEVSSQSIVMASIIVATTPILLVYPFLQKYFMKGVLVGSLKG
- a CDS encoding helix-turn-helix transcriptional regulator, which gives rise to MDYTYKVIELQEGLPIRLVLHKKPSYSYHWHKEFEIFFVLQGEVHIQTTQQRYFVKKHDILLMNCNEIHASNYVGSHNLILIIQLDLSFCKQFGVDFTQLHIHRDELSQAYHRETTRELKKILIRMVGEMTSKEVGFQHEVMACIHHFITLLLRKVPYSKLVNKTDTISEQDLSRLNRILVYMNENYKEQISLKDFSKDEFLSFYYLSHFFKKKVGLTFSECLNQIRIQKAVECMLVNPSENMIDIAHSVGFPNVKSFNRSFKDKYQMTPYQYKKMLVHADGVKRNLWMESYEAWGNIEVNHSIVLDMLKEAASRSSLL
- a CDS encoding type 2 periplasmic-binding domain-containing protein, which gives rise to MKKYLVIQISLMLAAGVMVTGCAEQQPQDQGKESTDSGKPLEMSITLPPGSPQTTDTVMEKKLNEVLNTKLSLLPLGGWQDASTKLNLLMSQPDTMPDLLWRSGMEKEYQQWIKNDQLVDLVPYMQKYGKNLLNYYSKETLWSSYQDGKLYSVPGDVSEASSKTLYVRKDWLDKLGLPVPKTMDEFLSTVKAFTEQDPDGNGKKDTFGLATWKGFPHEPLYVFEQAYGLKADNFIIQDDGSIKLGAVMPQMKQALALMKDLYENGYIDKGASQKEQNEVIAQGKTGFYYSYIDQVNPANPTLVAFKANNPTGEFLPIDLPKGPDGFSSDWPESLGGWCYNSITTHAKDPARVFQVLDKMNSPEVFKLRKFGIEGEHYKVENGKFSTLIDPKEAPKIGLSLLIWFGDRKDENNIKNTEQATALYKKRIETSSPLRSKIYWPKSTDRPAWSQYGADLNTLMDQTFNQIIYGGKSLDTFDTFVKDWYAKGGREVEAEVNQLYVKEKKEYDEWSKFYDEKLLPYK